tctggagcacagggctgatggggagcggctgagggagctgggggtgttcagcctggagaagaggaggctgaggggagacctgatcgctctgcagctcctgacaggagggggcagggaggggatgttgggctcttctcccaagtaacaagtaatgggatgagaggaaatgggctcaagctgcgccagggcaggtttaggttggatattaggaaaaatttcttcacggaaggagtggtcaagcactggaacaggctgcccagagaggtgggggagtccccagccctggaggggttcaagaaacgggcagaggtggcacttggggacatggtttagtgggcatgggggtgttggggtgacggttgggctgatgatcttagagggcctttccgaccttagtgattcctagtttttactttcattaaaaataatccagccaccaagccaggaaacatgaaattgctgctctgccctgaactggtttagtggtggacttggcagtgtggGTTActggttggcctggatgatcttaaagctcttctCCAACCCCAACGATTCCACGACTCTGTGAGGAGGaccccggcgcggcgggcccCTCGCCTTTCCCCCAGCACTCACCAGTCGAACTTGCCCACTTGGTCCTCATAGACGGCGCCGGCCGGCGACAGCAGCGACAGCAGCGACAGCAGCGACAGCAGCGACAGCAGCagcggcccccgcagccccgccgccatGGCAGCGCCCGGCCGCGGTCGCGCTGCCGAGGGGCCCTTGAcgccgcggggcgggccgcGCCGCTGCCTGCGCGGAAAGGCGGCCGGAGCCGCGCGGGCTGGGCGCAGGCAccgcggcgggcagcccccggcctcCCCAGCAGCCCGAGCGGCGGGGCCTCGGAGCACGGCGGCGGCAGCACCATGCCCAAGTCCAAGCGGGACCGTAAGGGTgagcgccccggcccccccgcctccccggccccctccccgccctaACGCCGCCTCTCTGCTCCGCTCCCCGCAGTCTCCCTGACGCGGACGCCCAGGAAGGGTTTGGAGGCCAAGCAGGCGCTGATCGCCGAGGTGAGTAGTTACTACTCCCgagtaacaagcgataggaggagaggaaacggcctcaagctgcgccagaggaggtttaggttggatattaggaaaaatttcgtCACGAAAAGAGTGGTCAagcgctggaacaggctgcccagagaggtgggggagtccccatccctggacgggttcaaaaatgtgtagatgtggcaccttgggacatggtttagtgggcgtgggggtgttggggatttgagaccttatcactctctacaactgcctgaaaggttGTAGTGAGAGGCGtattgggctcttctcccaagtagttagcgataggacgagaggaaacggcctcaagttgcagcaggggaggtttaggttggatattaggaaaaatttcttcacggaaagagtggtcaagcattggaacaggctgcccagagaggtgggggagtccccaccCCTGGACGGGTtcaaaaatgtgtagatgtggcaccttgggacatggtttagtgggcgtgggggtgttggggatttgagaccttatcactctctacaactgcctgaaaggttGTAGTGAGAGGCGTGTTGGGCTCtcctcccaagtaacaagcgataggacgagaggaaatagcctcaagttgcagcaggggaggtttaggttggatattaggaaaaatttcttcacggaaagagtggtcaagcattggaacaggctgcccagagaggtgggggagtccccatccctggaggggtgcaaaaaacgggcagaggtggcacttggggacatggtttagtgggcatgggggtgttgggttggtggttggactgatgatcttagagggccttcccaatcttaatgattcctagtttttactttcattaaaaatcatccagccacccagccaggaaacacaaaattgctactctcccatgaattggtttagtggtggacttggcagcgttgggttactggttggactggatgatcttaaagggcttttccaacctcaacaattccaTGATTGTATGAGTGCGGCCCAGCAcggtcccccagcccccagtTCCCCTGCTAACAGCTGCCTTGCAGCTGCGGAGATGCGTGGACACCTACAAGTACATCTTCGTCTTCTCCGTTGCCAACATGAGGAACAACAAGCTGAAGGACGTCCGGAATGCCTGGAAGCATAGCAGGTGAGCCGGGGCGGCAGCAGGGGGGACACTGCCCGAGCGGTGAGCACAGCCTGGGAGCTGACcgctgccacctcctcctcttcctcctcccaccaggATCTTCTTCGGGAAGAACAAAGTCATGATGGTGGCACTGGGACGCGAGCCGAGCAGCGAGTACAAGGAGAATCTGCACAAGGTAGGAGctgttgtggtttggttttttttttttttttgctgtgtccCCCAAAGCTTCGCCTCATGGAATAAACCTCAAGGGACAACAGAGCTTCCTCGGGTCACCCATCTGCGGGTGTTTGAATTGAATCAGTCTGTGTCACGACACAAAAGCGCTGTTAGCGGAGCTTTCATAGCTGTACAGGTCTGAACTCTAGAAGAAaaggccctgggtgctgcccaAGTCCCATGGACGGCCTCTTTCTTTCAGGTCAGCAAACACCTGCGAGGTGAAGTTGGTCTCCTCTTCACTAACCGCACCAAGGACGAGGTGGACGAGTGAGTACGCGTGTGTCGCAACCACGGTTTTGAAATGCAGAgcagccttcccctgccccaaatTTGACTACTTCACTTGCCAGTGTTTCTCTCAAAGCAGCGATGGTCTCGTGAGGCTTTTCAGCTCGTCTTTCTCCACCATCGCTGCAACAGTGGGGAAGAACTTACGGCAGGCTCTGCCATAATCCCCGTCAGCCCAAGGGATGTTCTTTCTGTGGCTAAAGCTCTTGTCGCCCATCTCTGTCTCAGGTGGTTCTCCAAATTCAAAGAGGTGGACTTTGCCCGTGCAGGGAACAAGGCGACGTACGCGGTGAGCCTGGACACAGGGCCCTTAGAGCAGTTCCCCCACTCCATGGAGCCTCAGTTACGGCAGCTGGGATTGCCAACGGCATTAAAGAAAGGTACGTGAAGCAGCTGAGAAGGTCAACTTCATTTTTTGTCTGCGCAGATTCTCTTTTAAGGAGCATGTTAAATAATTGAGTAGGATTTAGTTTTGGAGAAAATCTGATGGACAACTTTCTCCTTGTTCGGCTGGTGCTAGAACTCGTTACATACTTCTTGCGCCATTCTTCCCAAACGGATGTCAAAAGACGAGTGAAACAGCCAACTTTCTATCAGATACCATCCTTTTTCAGTGGGAACAACTAGGCCCAGCCTCACCCAGCGCATTGGCATCCCATTCGGAAACCAGATGtggggtttgggtgttttttttttctttagagttGATCTCGCCCAGCTTCTTGGGGTGTGCTAATACTTGCACGGAAGGCATAAGATACAAAAGGTGGTGTTTGAGAAAGTCTTAGCTCTGCACCCCACGTTTCGGTGGGCTTGTCCAGTATTTGTGAGCCCATTTCAAGAGCTTCTGTTCCTGCAGGAGTGGTGACGCTACTTTCGGATTATGAAGTCTGCAAAGAAGGGGACGTTCTCACCCCCGAACAAGCCCGCATCCTGGTGAGTAACGTAATGCAGCGTCTGCGCGAGCCCCTGCTTCCCCCCGATACAAAAATAATCAACTCTTCAGCTGAATTACGCTGGAGGGTGCGAGTTCTCAGACAAAGGTGAGCAGTCCTtctggctgtcagccagcaaACATCCTTATGCATTCCTAACACGAGTGCTAAAACTCTGCAGTGATTATTTTGGCTCCTGCTTTGCTGTGGTTTCCATCTGGAAGTGTTATTTACCGTAAGTGTTTTTGCTAGGCTGGCCACGGAGACCGTGGAGCAGGAATGACGGATCTGTGTCCTTTCCTAGAAACTCTTTGGCTACGAGATGGCGGAGTTTAAAGTCACCATCAAATTTCTGTGGAATTCTGAGACGGGAGACTTCCAGAAGCTTGTGGGAGACACGGCAGAGGAGGAcgaagaggaggatgaggatgacAACGATGAAGACAGCAATGAGGACTAGCGGCAGTCCTAGTGCTTGGACTCTAGACAGAAATACTCGATTTGAGAGACAAAGAGAGGATGCTGCCCTTCCCTGTTTGCACCCAGGGGACAAGGGCGATCAGTTCAAACACGCTCTTCATAAAAGATGACctaattatgcttttttttaatataaatctatatatAAAATTTCAGATAGTTGTCGCTGCTGCCTGTTACTGTTTGAGTACCCTGGGATCTGAGGAGATGCCACCTCAAACATGAAAGCTAGGCAGAAAGCGTGTAAGCGTAATGCGACTAAGACATGGCACACCTGACACCCAGGAGGATGCTGAGGGCTGTTCTTATCTTCTGGTAAAGGCTTCAGAAGAAGCTATTTAGCTCAAAGTCACTGAGTGGTGATAAGGAGATGCCAGCCAGGTTATAAGTACAGTTAAGAGATAGGGTCTGCGttagaaaaaggttttattctTGTACGTAATTATTTCAGAGCATATTAAAGCAGAACTGGGGCCTTCATCCAGTTATGCGTCCGTTTTCCCCATCAACTGCATCTTTAAATCATAGTGGGTGCTGTGTCGTGCTGAAGGTCCATGAGGGGAGAAAGAATAAGGCACGGCCCAACACAACCAGTGCCAACAGTGGTAGTGGATCCTACAAAACTTCATTAATACAGGGAAAAATCCCAACCCATTTACACGTTGATCaaaggggtggggtgggtaAGTACCTCTCCCGTGCTGCGAGAGACTTTTGCTCGATTATCCACCCCCACGATGCCCGCTTCCTTGTCCCTACCCTAGGCTCTAGCGGAAATAGTTGGGGCAGTCGTGTGCAGTCAGGTTCCAGGCTTTATCGAACGCCTCCGTgacagctgggagcaggggacCCTCTTCACTGTAGTCAAGGTTCTGCTCTAGCTGCTCCAAGTTGGACATCCCAATGATCACTGCGTCCCCAAGAGAACCCTGGAAAGTGATAAGAGGAGTTGCTGATTCTGAAAGAAACCTAGTTCACCTCCCAAGCCACTGCAGGCCAAACCTTAAACGTTTCTTTCCAGTAAAGAACATCCAGTAACTCCTGGATGTTTAGACAATTGACACCACAAAGTTTGGCTCACGAGGCCAGTACCTCTCCAAGTCATGCCAATTCCTCGAAAGCCGCCAAATCCTACTTTATGGGGGACTAGGGGAACATGTTGGGGAGATGGGGAATATAACCATTAATTTCCCAGTCTGATGAAAAGCTAAGTCGTCTCCTCGCAGGGAAGCTGTCTGGGTGGGAAGCCAAGACCCCAATAACTGACACTTCAAATCTTCCATTTCTGCCAACGCTACAGGCACAGGCCGTGGGGAAACGCAGAGCTCACTCGCTCCTACAGCCTGGCAGGCAGAGTCCGTACGGCACTATTCGCTTCGGAACGCCACCAGCCCACGGCACACGTAGATGAAAAGATAACTGTTTGTACAGAGATGTTTCCCCCTTTGCATGCCGCAACAGCTGCCCGATTCTGGCAGTGCGGCACAGGCTGCCGGCTACAGCCGTGTCCAGCTCTTACCTGCAGTTTGGAGTGATTGTACAGCCAACGCAAAGCAGCGGAGGTCAGGCTTGGCGCGTTGGAACCGTAAGCATCTTTCAGAGCTCTTTCTACTAGGGCAATTCCTTCAAAATTGTGCTTTTTCCAGTacctgcaagaaaagaaatcGCTCTTATTGCCCTTGGGACCTCTAGTGAATGGTACATCTACATTCCAATCAAGTACGAAAGGCTTTCAGGAAGCCTCTCACAGCTCTTCGTAGCCTCTGAGGACTTCTGCAATCCCCCACTGCAAGCCAGGAGGAAGCTGAGCATAAAAACCACTCTGCAAAGCTCAGTCACAAGCCACGGCCCCAACCACATGTGCAGACGAAACTACTGCACAAGCTTTGGTCAATTCTGCTTCCTCTCAGCTGATTATTAGCGTGGGGGGTTTTTTATGTAGCTACTCCTGCTGCATCTCCCTGCCCGTCTATCAGCTCAAAATGTACCTGTCCCTGTAGGCTTGAGCCCAGTCATTCCCAAAAAACCTTCCCGTGGGCTGGCGTGTGTCTTTGTCCTCATACTTGTACTTGCCGGTCAGCAGCCCTCCTGCAA
This portion of the Pelecanus crispus isolate bPelCri1 chromosome 15, bPelCri1.pri, whole genome shotgun sequence genome encodes:
- the MRTO4 gene encoding mRNA turnover protein 4 homolog; its protein translation is MPKSKRDRKVSLTRTPRKGLEAKQALIAELRRCVDTYKYIFVFSVANMRNNKLKDVRNAWKHSRIFFGKNKVMMVALGREPSSEYKENLHKVSKHLRGEVGLLFTNRTKDEVDEWFSKFKEVDFARAGNKATYAVSLDTGPLEQFPHSMEPQLRQLGLPTALKKGVVTLLSDYEVCKEGDVLTPEQARILKLFGYEMAEFKVTIKFLWNSETGDFQKLVGDTAEEDEEEDEDDNDEDSNED